A region of the Melospiza georgiana isolate bMelGeo1 chromosome Z, bMelGeo1.pri, whole genome shotgun sequence genome:
AGGCAGAGTTGAAGGTGGCAGAGCCACTGCTtgcctgctgggcagcccccaCCCAGCTCACCTCTGGCTTTATCACAGCTAGATTAGCCAGGACAACCCTAGATCTGTGGCTACCTCCCACCTTTCATGATGGCTCCTGTGGAGCTAGAGCGAAGTCCCAGGGAGCTTTATGGACATGACAAAACCTTAATAAACCGGCCCTGTGTGGGAGAGGAACCTCCCTAGCTACAGCGCTCAGTGGCCTCCACCCCAAAGCTGTAAAATTAGAGTTCAGCCACTGTTAGGatggacagagcaggagcaAGGCCTGCAGGCAAACAGGGTCTGCAACTTCCAGACCATCCCCCTCCAGCCACACCACCACAAAGCCATTGTTACCACTGCTTGTACTCTCCCCACGAGGGCAGCGCTGCTGGCCACACAGAACCCCACTTGTCTGTGGTACTTAATTTTATTGGTATAAAAGCCCACTGTGGATAAAACTGCCTTTTCAGCCCGATGGCAGtttctccctcccagccctgtggcacagaaCCAGGGCTGGTACCCGCCTGAAAATCCCCAAGAACAGGAGAGGGCAACGATCCATTGGAATGGTCCCTTGAACCCCCTCCCAAATCTGTGCCGGCAACAGCTGTGGCATTGCATGTCCTCCCAAACCCTCCACCACCCTCCATGCCCACTGGGTCCTTTGGATACTgcctttttccctctcctcctcccatcCTGCATGGTGTCAGTACCCACGGGTCCCCCAGGACCATCCTGCTGCACCAGGatgccagctcagccctgccagggctgtggctcctggggcagcaggactgGGCAGAGAGGTGGAGAAAGGAGCACTACAGCAGTCAGCCACGACCCAGGGCACGGCAGCACTTTGCAAAGCCCCTTCCTCCACCCTGCAGCGAGGAGGCAATGCGggccccctgccctggcatgggGGACAGCACATCTGTGGCAGCGGGGGGAGAAGCGATGGGTTTCTTTGGGCTCAAGCCTCTGGCAGTCACAGGCAGGCTAACTGGGGCTGAGCTCACAGCAGGGCCAGCGAAGTTGGGTCCCCCAAAACTGAGATGTTTTATGGGGACTCCCAAAGGGGCGTTGGAGTGAGCCAGTCTCAGCCACGCTGGTTGgctggctgccacagctggacCCCAGTGCCTGCCCCACCAGGGCTGGCCAGGGTCCCCCAGTCCAGGAGAAAAGATATTGCAAAGAAGGTGATGGCCGATCCTGCCGCCAGGAtaggaggggaggggaggggtgACTGGGGACCGGAACATCCTGCAGGGCCTCAGGATCCTGGCTGGGGGCTGGCTCCGCTCTGTAAACCTGCAGGAACCAAGAAGAGAAACAGTGAGTTTTCACCAAATTCCACCCCACTTCCCGCAGGAGAGGCGACAACCTGACAACGGCCTCAAAAACcacctgctcctctgctctgggaaacaAGGGGATGATGCCCTTGCTTGAGACATTGGGACAACCTCTCACCATCCTAGCACCAGTCTGGGTACCCCATGAGACCCAGAGTGTCCCCCACCCCCTCTCTGGAGCAGCACTTACAGAGCAGGAAGCGCTGCAGGTTCTGCGCGGATCCCCCCGAGAGCAGGTAAGCCCAGGCAGCGGCAGCAGCCATCAGCAGGTAGGAGGGCACCAGGCTGCCCACGTACATGGGGTTGCAAAACGACTGCAGAGAGACGAATGAGAAGAGAAGGgtgagcaggcaggagaggacagggacaggatgtGTGGCAGTGTTGTCACCTCAATGAATGGAGACAGGCGGCACCAGCCCCAGGATTTGGTTTGTGAAGGGCCAGCTCCTTTGCTAGTGCCAAAGGCTATTTCCCACCAGCACAGGGACCAGTACTCTGAATACAggtcccagcacagagccctgctcccagtTACTCACCAACCCCGAAACAGTGAGATGCATGATAACGACTGCTGTGATCTCCCACCAGCGCCGGTGCTCGCAGCCATGAAAGAAGAGGATCCCCCAGAAGGTGTGAAGGAAAATCAGCACCATGGTCATaaaagctgcagagaagaaGAGGCGTCACCAGGGACTCACCCACTTGACTTAGCCAGTAGACTTGGGGAAGAGATGGAGATGAATCGGTAAAGAGAGGGTAGAGAAACAGTTTGGCTGgactgggaggtgctgggtCAGATTCCACATGTGGGAGACATGAAATGAAGAGCAGGGAGATCACAGGGGACAGCAAGAAGGGTTTGCCACAGAGATATGTGACAGGGGATTATAAGGGTCTCAGGCAGGTGAGAGTGCAGCATGGACAAGACAATGTAGGAGGGAAAACTCCAGCATCTCATCTGCTGCATCTGAGGTGGGGCAGAGATGTGAGCAAAGGGTGCCAGTTACTCACCTGAGGTCAGGAAATACAGCTGTGAATCCCCATGGATGCCCACAGTGCCAGGCCCCAATGCGTCTGCCAGGAGATTGATCATGGAGAAGGCGCCGCTCATGAGACCAAAGCCTACGCCAGCCActgccaggacagggacactgtTAAACCCAGAACCTCCCAAGGGTCACCCCACGCAGCTCTGAGCGAGCTTTGGCATGAGAAATACATTGCTCCCAGCACcatcctcagccctgcccagccctccccctgccccacagTCAGGGTGCTCCACTCTGCACAGCACTCACCATATGCCATTTGCTGAATGGAAATGGGGGAGCAGCCGTCCTCACTGAGGGCCACCAGCCCCTCAATGGCCTTCCTGTGGAGTGAGAGCACACTGGAGTTCAGCACAGCCAAACCACCTCCTGAGGCATGGTGCAGTGTTCAGTCTGCACCATGGCACCTTCCTGGCAACCTCCCCCTCCCCGAGCAACACCCACCACGGAGACTGTCCGTGTGACTGTACCACCAGACAAACCAGGCATGTGAAAATCACGTGAGGCCACACAGAAAGATTTTCCACAGAGGAATGCGGGTGCCAGCCAGCccggcagagcagggctggtgtgAGCAGGACGCCGGGTGTAAGGCAAGCAGCACCCCCGCATGGAAAGCAGCCCCACTGCAGGCATGGGAGGCCGTACCTGATCTCCGCACTTAGAAAGATGTTGACTAACAATGGAGGAGGTGCAGGAAGAGCTTGAAGAGTTAAAAAAATTCAATGCGGAGAGAAACTGTGAGAGGAGCGGCTTTGTAATTTGTACCAATTAGAGGTGCGATAGGCCAGGAGGATGCCAGGCAGTTCCTCAGCCTAGGgagaacagcagtgcttgggACCGGAGATGGCAAGGCAAAGGAAACGCAGCGGTTTTATGTCAGAGGCTGCTCCGTGGAGCTCTGCTACCCTCTGCCTGCCCGCCTCCGGCAGGGCCCTGCCGCAGGGAGCCTGCCCACACGGCTCCCCCCTGCATTCTCCCAGGAAGACCGTGGAGTATGAAGGacacctccctgtgcctgcctgcccagccccagcacagtgTCTGTCCATCCACAGGACAGGGTGCAGCACATGCTCCCCTGGCAGCAAAACCCCTGCACTCCAAGACAATGGTATCAGGAAGACTGGAAGCTGCCCAGGCTGGTCTGAGACTGTGACCCAGCTGCTCAATCAGGGCACCAGATGCTCCAGACCttagggctgctctgcagaccCACTGGGGTCAACACACTGAAACAGGCGCCACCCACGTTCTCGGGGTAAGCACTGAGCTTCccaccacacctgacactcccCCCAGTCCAGCAGCTCACAGGCAAAACCTGGCACCACCACAGCTGGGAAGAGCATCCAGCAGCGCTGGCACAGTGGGGGAGATGCCGTTACCTGAGGAGCTTGTAGTAAAGGAAGCGGAaggcctcctgcagcagcacagagaacatCACCCCAAAAATCAGGAGCCCCTTCTGCAGCCGCTCATCCTGGGGGTCGCTGGCTTTCACTGCGATAAACCAGATGAGGGatgagagcagcagtgacacCAGCCAGAAGAAAGCCCTGTAAGAGACAGAGCTTGCTGGCACCGGTGCTGTGCCAGAGCCCCCACTGTGCTGGGactggcactggcagctgtgcccagccgTGCCCACTCCCCAACCAGCACCACTTGGGTACTGGTGTGGGGCAGGTGGTGCCCAGATGGGTcacactgctgtgctgtgcctgcacacCTGCCCCACTGGTcaccagaactggcaccagtgcccctgctgtgcccacagcagtACCAGCACCAGGCTCATATCCATGCCAGTACTACTTCCAGTACCACGTCCTTCTGGTCCCACAGCGGTACTGGTACCAGTTTCCCAGCTGCACACATGCACCAGTACCATTACCAACCCTTCACTGGTACTGTATAAGTTCTCGTGCCTACTATGTGCTGTGACAGTAAGACAAACAATATTAGTGCTCCTGTCAtgcaagcagcagcaccagtgTGAGTACTGGAGATTCCAGTGAGCCCACAACAGCACCAGGGTGAgcactggttactccagtgAGCCCACAACAGCACCAACATGCATAGTGGTGACTCCAGTGAGCCTACATCCGCACCAGTGTGAGCACTGGTGACTCTGGTGAGCCCA
Encoded here:
- the LOC131095768 gene encoding gamma-secretase subunit Aph-1b-like is translated as MTLAVFFGCTFIAFGPAFGLFIFTIARDPLRIIILIAGAFFWLVSLLLSSLIWFIAVKASDPQDERLQKGLLIFGVMFSVLLQEAFRFLYYKLLRKAIEGLVALSEDGCSPISIQQMAYVAGVGFGLMSGAFSMINLLADALGPGTVGIHGDSQLYFLTSAFMTMVLIFLHTFWGILFFHGCEHRRWWEITAVVIMHLTVSGLSFCNPMYVGSLVPSYLLMAAAAAWAYLLSGGSAQNLQRFLLCLQSGASPQPGS